The following proteins are encoded in a genomic region of Fundidesulfovibrio soli:
- the ricT gene encoding PSP1 domain-containing protein translates to MTHILGLRFRENGQIYYFDAASFEVRPGQHVLVKTDQGLAMASVASVLEQLPAGQEQEELKPIVRIAAPEDMDVYGENRELARDAIRHCRRCINERNLDMKLVDVEILQDRSKMVFYFTAPGRIDFRELVKDLVKAYRTRIELRQIGVRHETQMLGAIGNCGQMCCCARFIRKFQPVTIKMAKEQNLFLNPAKISGMCGRLLCCLAYEQGTYEEFQRRCPKLGKKYQTEQGPMKVLRSNIFRESISVYTEAGEERELTLEEWNTIAGDTWVPYVAPQQPPGGRPAPPQASERPQQGRQQQGRPQQPRPQRPQEPRNQEPGQPGLAQPQSGEQIPGQPDSRPAPGGGERPAAEAAVPSTDGDDGEIVALGLPSEALPAEGAPPKAKRKRKRKPKNKRPEGGQAPAPESGD, encoded by the coding sequence ATGACTCACATTCTGGGACTGAGGTTCCGGGAAAACGGCCAGATATACTATTTCGACGCAGCCTCCTTCGAGGTCCGCCCCGGGCAGCACGTTCTGGTGAAGACCGATCAGGGGCTGGCCATGGCCAGCGTCGCCAGCGTGCTGGAGCAGTTGCCCGCGGGCCAGGAGCAGGAAGAGCTCAAACCCATCGTCCGCATCGCCGCCCCGGAGGACATGGACGTCTACGGCGAGAACCGCGAACTCGCGCGCGACGCCATCCGCCATTGCCGCCGTTGCATCAACGAGCGCAACCTGGACATGAAGCTCGTGGACGTGGAAATCCTGCAAGACCGCTCCAAGATGGTCTTCTACTTCACCGCGCCCGGGCGCATCGACTTCCGGGAGTTGGTGAAGGACCTCGTGAAGGCCTACCGCACGCGCATCGAGCTGCGCCAGATCGGCGTGCGCCACGAGACGCAGATGCTCGGGGCCATCGGGAACTGCGGCCAGATGTGCTGCTGCGCGCGCTTCATCCGCAAGTTCCAGCCCGTGACCATCAAGATGGCCAAGGAGCAGAACCTGTTCCTCAACCCGGCCAAGATCTCGGGCATGTGCGGCAGGCTCCTGTGCTGCCTGGCCTACGAGCAGGGCACCTACGAGGAGTTCCAGCGGCGCTGCCCCAAGCTGGGCAAGAAATACCAGACCGAGCAGGGCCCCATGAAGGTGCTGCGCTCCAACATCTTCCGGGAGTCCATTTCGGTGTACACCGAGGCCGGGGAGGAGCGCGAGCTCACCCTGGAGGAGTGGAACACCATCGCCGGGGATACCTGGGTGCCCTACGTGGCTCCGCAACAGCCGCCTGGCGGCCGCCCCGCCCCTCCCCAGGCCAGTGAGAGGCCCCAGCAGGGCAGGCAGCAGCAAGGCAGGCCACAGCAGCCCAGGCCGCAACGCCCCCAGGAGCCCCGCAACCAGGAGCCCGGGCAGCCTGGCTTGGCCCAGCCGCAGTCCGGCGAGCAGATTCCCGGCCAGCCTGATTCCAGGCCCGCGCCCGGCGGGGGCGAACGCCCCGCGGCCGAGGCCGCAGTGCCGTCCACCGACGGCGACGACGGCGAGATCGTGGCCCTTGGCCTGCCCTCCGAGGCTCTGCCCGCCGAGGGAGCTCCGCCCAAGGCCAAGCGCAAGCGCAAGCGCAAACCCAAGAACAAACGCCCCGAAGGCGGCCAGGCCCCCGCGCCTGAATCCGGAGACTGA
- the metG gene encoding methionine--tRNA ligase has protein sequence MERFYLTTPIYYVNARPHLGHAHTTILADAMTRFNRLMGRQVMMLTGTDEHGDKIVKAAEAAGKTPQAYCDEISQLFKDLWPNLGIDYTRFIRTTDPLHKATVQKALQQVYDSGDIYFGEYGGHYCFGCERFYTEKELADGLCPDHKTKPEYIAEKNYFFKMGKYQDWLLNHIKANPDFIRPEQYRNEVVALLESGALEDLCISRPKSRLEWGVELPFDTNYVAYVWFDALLNYLTALGWPDGEDMKAYWPAANHLIAKDILKPHAVFWPTMLKAMGLEPFQHLNVHGYWLIKDTKMSKSLGNVVDPLSMVQKYGLSGFRYFLLREMSLGHDSSFSEEALCGRFNADLANDLGNLFSRTLAMTHKYFDGAIPQAGQGGPDEEELMLLAKDCCLNYQRLFERFQTAKALDSLWELVRGLNKYIDTQAPWTLFKEKNPSRLATVMYFVLECMRKVAVHLWPVMPEASEAMLAQLGVTTPASQMNLQMEAEGWGNLSAGTPVAKTSNMFPRVEPPAPSAAPEPAPKADAKPAATSPEAAVSKDPIDFEDFQKVDLRVATVLKVEPVPKADKLLLVTVDAGDPEPRQVVAGIAEYWKPEDLQGRQVVIVANLKPRKLRGVVSQGMILAVKREGGLELLAPSAQVLPGSAVS, from the coding sequence GTGGAGCGCTTCTACCTCACCACGCCCATTTACTACGTCAACGCGCGCCCGCACCTTGGGCACGCGCACACCACCATCCTGGCCGACGCCATGACCCGCTTCAACCGACTCATGGGCCGCCAGGTGATGATGCTCACCGGCACCGACGAGCACGGCGACAAGATCGTCAAGGCCGCCGAGGCCGCTGGCAAGACCCCCCAGGCCTACTGCGACGAAATCAGCCAGCTCTTCAAGGACCTCTGGCCCAACCTGGGCATCGACTACACCCGCTTCATCCGCACCACGGACCCCCTGCACAAGGCCACGGTGCAGAAGGCCCTGCAGCAGGTCTACGACTCCGGCGACATCTACTTCGGCGAGTACGGCGGGCACTATTGCTTCGGGTGCGAGCGTTTCTACACCGAGAAAGAGCTGGCGGACGGCCTCTGCCCCGACCACAAGACCAAGCCAGAATACATCGCGGAGAAGAACTACTTCTTCAAGATGGGCAAATACCAGGACTGGCTCCTGAACCACATCAAGGCCAACCCGGACTTCATCCGCCCCGAGCAGTACCGCAACGAGGTGGTGGCCCTGTTGGAGAGCGGCGCCCTGGAAGACCTGTGCATCTCCCGGCCCAAGTCCCGCCTGGAGTGGGGCGTGGAGCTGCCCTTCGACACCAATTACGTGGCCTACGTCTGGTTCGACGCTCTGCTCAACTACCTCACGGCCCTGGGCTGGCCCGACGGCGAGGACATGAAGGCCTACTGGCCCGCCGCCAACCACCTGATCGCCAAGGACATCCTCAAGCCCCACGCCGTTTTCTGGCCCACCATGCTCAAGGCCATGGGCCTGGAGCCCTTCCAGCACCTGAACGTGCACGGCTACTGGCTCATCAAGGACACCAAGATGTCCAAATCCCTGGGCAACGTGGTGGACCCGCTCTCCATGGTGCAGAAGTACGGCCTCTCCGGCTTCCGTTACTTCCTGCTGCGCGAGATGAGCCTCGGGCACGACTCCTCCTTCTCGGAGGAGGCCCTCTGCGGGCGCTTCAACGCCGACCTGGCCAACGACCTGGGCAACCTCTTCAGCCGCACCCTGGCCATGACCCACAAGTACTTCGACGGGGCCATCCCCCAGGCCGGGCAAGGCGGACCCGACGAGGAGGAGCTGATGCTCCTGGCCAAGGACTGCTGCCTGAACTACCAGCGCCTGTTCGAGCGCTTCCAGACCGCCAAGGCCCTGGACAGCCTTTGGGAGCTGGTGCGCGGCCTGAACAAGTACATCGACACCCAGGCCCCCTGGACCCTCTTCAAGGAGAAGAACCCCTCCCGCCTGGCCACGGTGATGTATTTCGTGCTGGAGTGCATGCGCAAGGTGGCCGTGCACCTCTGGCCGGTGATGCCCGAGGCTTCCGAAGCCATGCTCGCCCAGCTCGGCGTCACGACCCCCGCCAGCCAGATGAACCTGCAGATGGAGGCCGAGGGCTGGGGCAACCTGAGCGCGGGCACCCCGGTGGCCAAGACCTCCAACATGTTCCCCCGCGTGGAGCCTCCCGCGCCCTCCGCCGCGCCCGAACCGGCCCCCAAGGCCGATGCCAAACCCGCCGCCACTTCCCCCGAGGCCGCCGTGAGCAAAGACCCCATCGACTTCGAGGACTTCCAGAAGGTCGACCTGCGCGTGGCCACCGTGCTCAAGGTCGAGCCCGTGCCCAAGGCCGACAAGCTCCTGCTGGTCACCGTGGACGCCGGCGACCCCGAACCGCGCCAGGTTGTCGCGGGCATAGCGGAATACTGGAAGCCCGAGGATCTGCAGGGCAGGCAGGTGGTCATCGTGGCCAACCTCAAGCCCCGCAAGCTGCGCGGCGTGGTCTCGCAGGGCATGATCCTGGCCGTGAAGCGCGAAGGCGGCCTCGAGCTGCTGGCCCCCTCGGCCCAGGTGTTGCCCGGCAGCGCCGTTTCGTAA
- a CDS encoding MFS transporter → MDQLERRQYWSQAAVGLASFLTPFLNGALAVAMPSIGREFSLYPHQLPLVVLAHLVPAAAFMAIFGRLSDHLGNKRIFLCGSVLFICASVTATLAPNLPALLAARAMQGLADSMTFGVGAAILMDSAASERRGRALGLNLMFVYVGLALGPLVGGILTASVSWRAIFVLCALIGAGACTLIARNRPPDAPGHMAGFDWTGAVTYVPAMLALVGGLATQPSLWGLGVMAAGALLGARFVRMQARLKSPLIAPQLFTDNHRFSHAAFAGAFGYTAAFSTSLLLSITLQGVLGLSPGAAGVFLLVQPATQALLSPLAGTLSDRIAPTRLSALGLGVLGLGLWALAAWSEGLTTAGVAGFQIVLGAGFAFFASPNIHALMGSVDTTRRGVASGLLATMRTSGMSLSMALTGVMLALFSGDGAAGRVGAEALPAVRAAFALFGCFAMLAAWISFRGGRDKIA, encoded by the coding sequence ATGGATCAACTCGAACGCCGCCAGTACTGGTCCCAGGCCGCAGTGGGCCTGGCATCCTTCCTGACGCCCTTCCTCAACGGCGCGCTGGCCGTGGCCATGCCCTCCATCGGGCGTGAGTTCTCACTCTACCCGCATCAGCTGCCCCTGGTGGTGCTGGCCCACCTCGTACCGGCGGCGGCGTTCATGGCCATCTTCGGCCGCCTCTCTGACCATCTCGGCAACAAGCGCATCTTCCTCTGCGGCAGCGTGCTGTTCATCTGCGCCTCCGTCACGGCCACGCTGGCCCCGAACCTGCCGGCGCTCCTGGCAGCGCGCGCCATGCAGGGGCTGGCCGACTCCATGACCTTCGGGGTGGGCGCGGCCATCCTCATGGATTCGGCAGCATCCGAGCGCAGGGGGCGCGCCCTGGGCCTGAACCTGATGTTCGTCTACGTGGGGCTGGCCCTGGGGCCGCTGGTGGGAGGCATCCTGACGGCGTCCGTATCCTGGCGGGCCATCTTCGTGCTCTGCGCGCTGATCGGCGCCGGGGCCTGCACGCTCATCGCCCGCAACCGCCCGCCCGACGCGCCCGGCCACATGGCCGGGTTCGACTGGACCGGCGCCGTCACCTACGTTCCGGCCATGCTGGCCTTGGTAGGCGGCCTGGCCACGCAGCCATCCCTGTGGGGGCTGGGCGTCATGGCGGCCGGGGCGCTGCTCGGCGCGCGTTTCGTGCGCATGCAGGCACGGCTCAAGTCCCCGCTCATCGCGCCGCAGCTCTTCACGGACAACCACCGCTTCAGCCACGCCGCGTTCGCCGGGGCCTTCGGCTACACCGCCGCATTCTCCACCAGCCTGCTCCTGAGCATCACCCTGCAGGGCGTCCTGGGCTTGAGCCCTGGCGCGGCGGGGGTGTTCCTGCTCGTCCAGCCCGCCACGCAGGCCCTGCTCTCCCCCCTGGCCGGGACGCTCTCGGACAGGATCGCGCCCACGCGGCTCAGCGCACTGGGGCTTGGCGTGCTGGGCCTGGGGCTCTGGGCCCTGGCCGCCTGGAGCGAAGGCCTGACCACGGCTGGCGTGGCGGGGTTCCAGATCGTGCTGGGTGCGGGGTTCGCCTTCTTCGCCTCGCCCAACATCCACGCGCTCATGGGCTCGGTGGACACCACCCGGCGCGGGGTCGCCTCCGGGCTGCTGGCCACCATGCGCACCTCGGGCATGAGCCTCTCCATGGCGCTCACGGGTGTGATGCTTGCGCTGTTCTCGGGCGATGGCGCGGCCGGGCGTGTCGGCGCGGAGGCCCTGCCCGCCGTGCGGGCGGCATTCGCGCTGTTCGGCTGCTTCGCCATGCTCGCTGCCTGGATTTCCTTCCGGGGCGGAAGGGACAAAATAGCGTGA
- the der gene encoding ribosome biogenesis GTPase Der — protein sequence MPATVAIIGRPNVGKSSLFNRLLRKRKAITHDRPGVTRDRLEGQAVLAGVPVNLVDTGGLTLEDPQGLELDVLEQARRAVYAANLVLLVVDGREGLTSEDQRVATLLRQSGKPVLVAVNKVDGGEKEDLFMADFHALGLDLAPVSAEHGYGVRSLVDEIVSRLPETDERGRQNPETALTLSLLGRPNAGKSSLVNALVGDDRLIVSEVAGTTRDAVDVAFERGGKRYVFVDTAGVRRKSKIDDSLERIASLTALGSGKRAEVTILVIDGPGGLAMQDKRLIAYLDKEKVPFLIVINKVDLLDAKGLSELKQDISEELRICNHVPVLYISALKGKNLRDILPTAQAIREECDIRVGTGALNRLLRDALGKHQPPLVKGRRPKFYYLTQTDTAPPTFVFFVNDPERIKDSYSRFLENQLRKIFGIRRAPVKLYFRGSHEGREEVK from the coding sequence ATGCCAGCCACAGTAGCCATCATCGGCCGCCCCAACGTGGGCAAGTCTTCGCTTTTCAATCGCCTGCTGCGCAAGCGCAAGGCCATCACGCACGACCGCCCCGGCGTCACCCGCGACCGCCTGGAAGGCCAGGCCGTGCTTGCGGGCGTGCCCGTGAACCTTGTGGACACCGGCGGCCTGACCCTGGAGGACCCCCAGGGCCTCGAACTTGACGTGCTGGAGCAGGCCCGCCGCGCGGTCTACGCCGCCAACCTTGTGCTCCTGGTGGTGGACGGCCGCGAGGGCCTCACCTCCGAGGACCAGCGCGTGGCCACCCTGCTGCGCCAGTCCGGCAAGCCGGTGCTGGTGGCCGTGAACAAGGTGGACGGCGGCGAAAAGGAAGACCTCTTCATGGCGGACTTCCACGCCCTTGGCCTGGACCTGGCGCCGGTCTCCGCCGAGCACGGCTACGGGGTGCGCAGCCTGGTGGACGAGATCGTCTCCCGCCTGCCCGAGACGGACGAGCGGGGCAGGCAGAATCCCGAGACGGCCCTGACCCTCTCCCTGCTGGGCAGGCCCAACGCGGGCAAGAGCTCCCTGGTCAACGCCCTGGTGGGCGACGACAGGCTCATCGTCAGCGAAGTGGCCGGAACCACCCGCGACGCCGTGGACGTGGCCTTCGAACGCGGCGGCAAGCGCTACGTTTTCGTGGACACGGCGGGCGTGCGCCGCAAGTCCAAGATCGACGACTCCCTGGAGCGCATCGCCTCGCTCACGGCCCTGGGCAGCGGCAAGCGCGCCGAGGTGACCATCCTGGTCATCGACGGCCCCGGCGGCCTGGCCATGCAGGACAAGCGCCTCATCGCCTACCTGGACAAGGAGAAGGTCCCCTTCCTGATCGTGATCAACAAGGTGGACCTTCTGGACGCCAAAGGGCTCTCGGAACTCAAGCAGGACATCAGCGAGGAGCTGCGCATCTGCAACCACGTGCCGGTGCTCTACATCTCCGCGCTCAAGGGCAAGAACCTGCGCGACATCCTGCCCACGGCCCAGGCCATCCGCGAGGAGTGCGACATCCGCGTGGGCACGGGCGCGCTCAACCGCCTGCTGCGCGACGCCCTGGGCAAGCACCAGCCGCCGCTGGTCAAGGGCAGGCGGCCCAAGTTCTACTACCTGACGCAGACCGATACCGCGCCGCCCACCTTCGTGTTCTTCGTCAACGACCCGGAGCGCATCAAGGACAGCTACTCCCGCTTCCTGGAGAACCAGCTGCGCAAGATTTTCGGCATCCGCCGCGCGCCCGTGAAGCTCTATTTCAGGGGCAGCCACGAAGGCCGTGAAGAGGTGAAATAG
- a CDS encoding cysteine hydrolase family protein produces MKTALLLIDIQKDYFPGGAMELVGAEAAAAKAARALEHFRAQGMPVFHIRHVSLRPGAGFFLPGTPGVEFHPYVAPAEEEPVIEKHFPNAFRETGLEATLRAAKVERLVIAGMMSHMCVDATTRQAFDLGFTCIVLADACATRDLDFAHVHVPAAQVHGAFMAALGAVYAELVGVKDMAAALR; encoded by the coding sequence ATGAAAACCGCTCTGCTGCTCATCGATATCCAGAAAGACTACTTCCCAGGCGGGGCCATGGAGCTCGTGGGCGCGGAAGCCGCCGCAGCCAAGGCGGCTCGCGCCCTTGAGCACTTCCGCGCCCAGGGCATGCCCGTGTTCCACATCCGGCACGTCTCCCTGAGGCCGGGGGCGGGCTTCTTCCTGCCCGGCACCCCGGGGGTGGAGTTCCACCCCTACGTGGCCCCGGCCGAGGAGGAGCCCGTGATCGAAAAGCACTTCCCCAACGCCTTCCGGGAGACCGGCCTGGAGGCCACCCTGCGCGCCGCCAAGGTGGAACGCCTGGTGATCGCGGGCATGATGAGCCACATGTGCGTGGACGCCACCACCCGGCAGGCCTTCGACCTGGGCTTCACCTGCATCGTGCTGGCCGACGCCTGCGCTACCCGGGACCTTGATTTCGCCCACGTGCATGTGCCCGCAGCCCAAGTGCACGGCGCGTTCATGGCCGCCCTGGGGGCCGTGTACGCCGAACTGGTGGGAGTGAAGGATATGGCCGCGGCCCTGCGCTAG
- a CDS encoding cupin domain-containing protein produces the protein MKIMEYTAVEPTHFDNEVAKGVAGRVLVGKADGAQNFCMRAFEIAPGGHTPRHAHAWEHEMFFHTGEGEVYGNGQWNPVGAGCVAFVPGNSEHQIRNTGEKPLTVVCLVPSGAPEL, from the coding sequence ATGAAGATCATGGAGTACACGGCTGTGGAGCCCACCCACTTCGACAACGAAGTGGCCAAGGGCGTTGCGGGCAGGGTTCTTGTGGGCAAGGCCGACGGCGCGCAGAACTTCTGCATGAGGGCCTTCGAGATCGCCCCCGGCGGGCACACCCCCCGCCACGCCCACGCCTGGGAGCACGAGATGTTCTTCCACACAGGCGAGGGCGAGGTGTACGGCAACGGGCAGTGGAACCCGGTGGGCGCGGGCTGCGTGGCCTTCGTGCCCGGCAACTCCGAGCATCAGATCAGAAACACGGGCGAGAAGCCGCTCACCGTGGTGTGCCTCGTTCCTTCGGGCGCGCCCGAACTCTAG